One Kryptolebias marmoratus isolate JLee-2015 linkage group LG21, ASM164957v2, whole genome shotgun sequence DNA segment encodes these proteins:
- the uba5 gene encoding ubiquitin-like modifier-activating enzyme 5 isoform X2: MNRLFFQPHQAGLSKVEAAEHTLRNINPDVAFETHNYNITTMENFTHFMDRISHGGLEEGKPVDLVLSCVDNFEARMAINTACNELGQIWMESGVSENAVSGHIQLIIPGETACFACAPPLVVAANIDEKTLKREGVCAASLPTTMGVVAGILVQNVLKYLLKFGTVSYYLGYNAMQDFFPSMAMKPNPQCNDRHCRRQQEEYKKKEAERPKVEVVAEEEEVIVHEDNEWGIELVSEVTDAELQAASGIVPDLPEGITVAYTIPAEGAASGDTVEETEQSLEDLIAQMRKL; the protein is encoded by the exons ATGAACAGACTGTTCTTCCAGCCGCACCAGGCGGGCCTCAGTAAAGTGGAAGCAGCAGAACACACACTCAG AAACATCAATCCGGACGTGGCGTTTGAGACCCATAACTACAATATCACAACGATGGAgaatttcacacattttatggATCGCATCAG TCATGGAGGGCTGGAAGAAGGGAAACCAGTGGATTTGGTCTTGAGTTGTGTTGATAACTTTGAGGCCAGGATGGCCATCAACACA GCTTGTAATGAACTAGGTCAGATCTGGATGGAGTCCGGTGTGAGTGAGAATGCTGTATCGGGTCACATTCAACTCATAATTCCTGGAGAGACGGCCTGCTTTGCT TGTGCTCCTCCGCTGGTGGTTGCTGCTAACATTGATGAAAAAACCCTAAAACGAGAGGGCGTGTGTGCTGCTAGCTTACCAACAACTATGGGTGTGGTGGCAGGTATCCTGGTGCAAAACGTCCTTAa aTATCTGCTGAAGTTTGGCACAGTCAGCTATTATCTCGGCTACAATGCCATGCAGGACTTTTTTCCTTCCATGGCCATGAAACCCAACCCTCAGTGTAATGACCGCCACTGCAGGAGACAGCAAGAAGAGTACAAG aagaaagaagcagagcGGCCGAAGGTGGAAGTCGtggctgaagaggaggaggtgattGTACACGAAGACAATGAATGGG GTATTGAGCTGGTATCAGAGGTCACTGATGCAGAGCTACAGGCTGCATCAGGAATTGTGCCCGACCTCCCAGAAGGCATCACAGTAGCTTACACCATTCCAGCGGAG GGTGCAGCAAGTGGAGATACAGTGGAGGAGACTGAACAGAGCTTAGAAGACTTAATTGCTCAGATGAGAAAGTTGTAG